CAAGGCTTGCAGACGGCGGAGGACCGGAAACGGCGCGACGTCTACGTCCTCGGAACGGTCGCGCTGGAGATGCTCGCCGGGCGGGATCGGTTCGGGAAGCAGTTTGAGAGAGAAGCGGCCGAAGCGCCGATGGGATGGATGCGGTGGCATCTGGATCCGGCAAGTCCAGCGCCGGCGCTGAGCGTGATGCGGGACGATGTTCCGGCGGCGCTTGGCCCGGCGCTTGGAGCGATGCTCGAAAAGGACCCCACGCGGCGGCCCGCGGGCTTCGCGCCGGTTCTGGAAGCGATCGACGCAGCGCTACTGCGCCTGGAGGCGACGCAGCCGCAGACGATCCGCACGCGGGAGTTCGTGCTGCCGGCTCCGGCGGACGTCGCGCCGGGGAAGTCGCGCCGGTGGCTGCTGGCGCCGCTGGCCATTCTGCCGCTGGCCGCCGCGGCCGGAGCAGCGTGGTGGTTTCTGCCGGCATGGCGGACGCCGGCGCCGCCGCCTGAACCGCCGCCCCTCACAAAAACTCAGCCCCCTCCCAAAAAAGATGAGGGAAAAGCCGCAGCCACTCCGCAGGATAGACAAGACCAACACCGGAGAGAGCTGATGCCAGTGGATCCCCAACTGCCGAAGAGCTTATTTTTCCCGGCGGGCGACATGATTCTGATCGCTCCGTCCAGCGACGGTCCTACCGCACCGTACTACCTGGACCGGTACGAAGTGACCAACGCCGCCTACCTCGAGTTTTGCAGGGCGACCAAGCGGCGCCCGCCGGCGGCGCCGGACTGGGATGCGGACTATCTCAAGAAGGACAACTACCCGGTGCTGAACGTTCGCTGGGACGACGCGGCGGCGTTCGCCAAGTGGGCCGGCAAGCGACTGCCGACGGAGAGGGAGTGGGAGCACGCCGCAAGTGGGATCGAGCGCCTGCGCTTCCCGTGGGGCAACGGGCAGGAGACGAACGGCGCCAACCTCGCGGGTGTGGCAGACGGACACGGGTTTGCGTCGCCAGTGGGGGCCATGTTCTACGATTTGGGACCGTTCGGCGTGGCGGACATGCTAGGGAATGCGTCGGAGTGGGTGGCGGACGGCGCACCGGAAGGCTTCCACCTGATGAAGGGCTCGAACTTCACGGTGGAGGCGGCGAGCGCCTCGCTGGACCGGAAGGCGCCGGCGCCCGACAAGAACACGAACGAATGGCTGCCGGTTGGCATCCGTTGCGCGAAGGACGCGGCGCAATAGCGCCGGGAGGATCGGCCATGTCCGTCGCTTCGCAACAGGACGCGCTCATTCATTCTCATCTCACGTACGCCCACGCACTGGCGGCGGAAATTCTTCGCACGGTGCCGCCATCGGTGGAGCGGAGCGAACTTGAAGCGGCGGCCGAACTCGGCTTGGCCGAAGCCGCGCGCTCGTTCGATCCATCGCGCGGCGTGCAGTTCAAGACCTTCGCCTACTACCGGATTCGCGGCTCAATTTATGACGCGCTGCGGAAGATGGGCTGGTTCTCACGCTCGGCCTACCAGGACTTCCGCTTCCAGGCGGCGGCCAATGAACTGATGGCCGATCAATCGGAAGCGCCGCAGGAACAGGGCATGGACGTGGAGGCCATGACCGGCTCCGTGGTGCAGTGCTACATGCTCTCGCTCGATTCGGCACGTCACGACGCGCCCGATCCGAAAGAAGGGGCCGAAGCCGACCTGGAACGCCGGCAGCACTCCGAACTGGTTCGCGAAGCGCTGAAGACTCTGCCGGAGAAGAACCGCAAGATCCTGCAGGCCTACTACTACGAGGAGCAGACGCTCGAGGAGATCGGCGCCGGCATGGGGCTCTCGAAATCATGGTTGTGCCGCATGCACGCCAAGAGCATCGAAATGCTGCGCACGGCCATGGAGCAATTGCTGGCCGCGCCGAGGCCGACAGCAACCGCGGCCGCCCGCGCCCGATAACAGGGCCGGTATGGATGCAATTCGCAAAGCGGGACTGGGCGCGGTAACCCCCGGCGCAACGGGTCTCGAACAGGCCAAGCCGAAACCGGACAACACGCGGTTCGAACAGGCGAAGACCAACGCCGCGGCGAAGGCCGAGCAGGGCGCCCAGTTGCCGGACCCGGTGCAGGGCGTCACCCCGGCGGAGCAGAAGAAGCTGCTCGCCGATCTGCGCGTGCGGGTTGAAAACTCCGGGGCGAAATCTCCCCAGGAGCTTTTCAAAGCCGAGATGCAGCGGACGCGAGTCTCGCTGGGGAAGCTTCGCAAGCAGGTGGACGCAGCCGCCAACCATCCGGCGGGGCAGGGCCTGCGGCAGCGCCTGGAGACGCTGGAGGCGTCGTTCGCGGGTTCGGAGAAGATGCTCGCCGGGATGCAGAACATGGATAGTCCGAAGGAGTTGCTGCGGATGCAAGTGCAGCTGTACAACATGACGCAGAATCTCGAGCTGGTATCGAAAGTGGTGGAGCAGGTGGGCAGCGGCGCCAAGCAATTGCTGCAAACGCAGATCTGAGGAAGGAAGACGATGGGGAAACAAGGCGCGGCGGTTGTGATTCTAACGGCATTGCTGACGGGATGCCTGAAGCACGAGTTGCAGAGCGGGCTGACTGAGCACGAGTCGCAGGAGATCATCGTGCTGCTCGAAGAGCACGGTCTGCGGGGCGTGCGGAAAGCCGCCGCCGAGGGCAAACAGAGCAAGGGCGAGCCCCAGTGGACGGTGTACGTGCAGGGCGGGTCTCAGGAACTGGTGCGCGCCTGGCGCGTGCTGCATGAGAACGGATTGCCGCGGGAACGCGTGAAAGGGTTCGAACAGGTTTACTCGAACTCCGGCATCATTCCCACCCCGGGCGAGGAAAAGGCGCGGCTGTTGGCGGCTCTTTCCGGGGAGTTGTCGCGGACCCTGCGTTCGATCGACGGCGTAGCCGACGCGCGCGTGCACGTGGTGATTCCGGACAACAGTCCGCTGGTGGACCGGGCGCAGTGGAGCCCAACGACGGCCTCGGTGCTGATCAAGCATGTTTCCGCGAAGGCGCCGCTCGACGAAGCGGCCATCAGGAACCTGGTTTCGCGAGGCGTGGAGGGCTTGCAACCGGACAACGTCGCCGTGGTGTTTCAAAAGATCGTCCCGAAACCACC
This DNA window, taken from Bryobacteraceae bacterium, encodes the following:
- a CDS encoding sigma-70 family RNA polymerase sigma factor, giving the protein MSVASQQDALIHSHLTYAHALAAEILRTVPPSVERSELEAAAELGLAEAARSFDPSRGVQFKTFAYYRIRGSIYDALRKMGWFSRSAYQDFRFQAAANELMADQSEAPQEQGMDVEAMTGSVVQCYMLSLDSARHDAPDPKEGAEADLERRQHSELVREALKTLPEKNRKILQAYYYEEQTLEEIGAGMGLSKSWLCRMHAKSIEMLRTAMEQLLAAPRPTATAAARAR
- a CDS encoding protein kinase — protein: MPEGLTSSEGGELLSPGDLFAGRYKVLNRIGAGGSSQVLRVEDTLAGQVIAIKILRRGLANDPSTIAQFRREVAIARQLIHPHVVRIYDIGEHEGLLYIVMEYVDGRSFSDMLADRGRFALADLLPLIAQFAEAVGFVHSHGVLHRDIKPNNILVDRHGMVKLMDFGIARIFHGSGSMGTIVGTPAYMAPEQMAGEPVSQATDVFAAGAMIYELLTGKRPFKGLGVMARMKEKPAPAHTIVPELTEGVSEALARAMEFRPADRHQSINQLVSDLRQNAPRSVVRPTREVTIAEFNVPDEEPAPAKSGRSLADLVSADPPELTSALRLLRRVFERAAAVHAAGQHAVDLAPSRVGIGEDGSIRIEAEGETSAATSTMAVSDPKYSAPESFTEQGLQTAEDRKRRDVYVLGTVALEMLAGRDRFGKQFEREAAEAPMGWMRWHLDPASPAPALSVMRDDVPAALGPALGAMLEKDPTRRPAGFAPVLEAIDAALLRLEATQPQTIRTREFVLPAPADVAPGKSRRWLLAPLAILPLAAAAGAAWWFLPAWRTPAPPPEPPPLTKTQPPPKKDEGKAAATPQDRQDQHRRELMPVDPQLPKSLFFPAGDMILIAPSSDGPTAPYYLDRYEVTNAAYLEFCRATKRRPPAAPDWDADYLKKDNYPVLNVRWDDAAAFAKWAGKRLPTEREWEHAASGIERLRFPWGNGQETNGANLAGVADGHGFASPVGAMFYDLGPFGVADMLGNASEWVADGAPEGFHLMKGSNFTVEAASASLDRKAPAPDKNTNEWLPVGIRCAKDAAQ